A portion of the Shewanella sp. SNU WT4 genome contains these proteins:
- a CDS encoding glycerate kinase, which translates to MKIVIAPDSYKESLTAMEVAQAIENGFKKVMPDAQYIKLPMADGGEGTVQSLIDATGGELFNCKVTGPLGTPVDAFFGITGEQGGKQTAIIEMAAASGLHLVPSAQRNPLITTTFGTGELIKAALDKGVSHIIIGIGGSATNDGGIGMAQALGISLTDAAGTELGFGGGELAKLASINIAKLDPRLAEVTIEVACDVDNPLCGPKGASQVFGPQKGATPDMVAELDSNLGHYAEVIAKQLDVEVNHVAGAGAAGGMGAALIGLLKANLRPGIEIVMDAVNLKAHLQDADLVITGEGRIDSQTIHGKTPIGVARCAKQFNLPVIGISGCLSQDCAVVHDHGIDAVFAVVSRSVSLEEALKEAEFNVELTARNVAAVYQFKC; encoded by the coding sequence ATGAAAATTGTAATTGCTCCTGATTCTTACAAAGAAAGCCTGACCGCGATGGAAGTGGCTCAAGCCATTGAGAATGGTTTTAAAAAAGTTATGCCTGATGCGCAGTACATCAAGTTGCCTATGGCTGATGGTGGTGAAGGCACAGTGCAGTCGCTGATTGATGCCACTGGCGGTGAATTGTTCAACTGCAAGGTTACTGGTCCACTTGGTACTCCAGTTGATGCTTTCTTTGGTATCACAGGTGAGCAGGGCGGTAAGCAGACTGCCATTATTGAAATGGCTGCGGCCTCGGGTCTGCATCTGGTGCCAAGCGCCCAGCGCAACCCGCTGATCACTACCACCTTTGGTACTGGCGAGCTGATTAAAGCGGCGCTGGACAAAGGTGTGTCTCACATCATTATCGGTATTGGCGGCAGCGCCACCAATGATGGCGGCATAGGTATGGCGCAGGCTCTCGGTATCAGCCTGACTGATGCTGCTGGCACAGAGCTCGGCTTTGGCGGCGGAGAGCTAGCAAAACTTGCGAGCATTAATATAGCGAAGCTCGACCCACGTTTGGCTGAAGTCACTATTGAAGTTGCTTGTGATGTTGATAACCCACTGTGTGGCCCTAAAGGTGCGTCGCAAGTGTTTGGACCGCAAAAAGGTGCAACGCCAGACATGGTGGCAGAGCTTGATAGCAATCTTGGCCACTATGCCGAGGTGATTGCTAAGCAGCTTGATGTTGAAGTGAATCATGTGGCAGGGGCGGGCGCCGCGGGTGGTATGGGCGCTGCATTAATTGGTTTACTTAAGGCCAATCTGCGCCCAGGCATTGAAATCGTGATGGACGCCGTCAACTTGAAAGCCCATTTGCAAGACGCAGATCTCGTCATCACAGGTGAGGGTCGCATCGATAGTCAAACCATTCACGGTAAGACACCCATTGGCGTAGCACGTTGTGCCAAGCAATTTAATCTGCCTGTTATTGGTATTTCAGGCTGTTTGAGCCAAGACTGCGCCGTAGTGCACGACCATGGCATAGACGCTGTGTTTGCCGTGGTATCTCGCTCGGTATCGCTGGAAGAGGCGCTCAAAGAAGCAGAATTTAACGTTGAATTGACTGCCCGTAATGTCGCGGCTGTATATCAGTTCAAGTGCTGA
- the eno gene encoding phosphopyruvate hydratase codes for MTKIIQIKAREIMDSRGNPTVEAEVHLEGGFIGMAAAPSGASTGSREALELRDGDKSRYLGKGVLKAVANINGPIRAALLGKDATAQAELDGIMIALDGTDNKDQLGANAILAVSLAAAKAAAAAKGMPLYAHIAELNGTAGQYSMPVPMMNILNGGEHADNNVDIQEFMVQPVGAKSFREALRMGAEIFHHLKQVLSAKGLSTSVGDEGGFAPNLSSNAEALAVIKEAVAAAGYELGKDVTLALDCAASEFYKEGKYKLSGEGKEFSANEFSDFLQSLTEQYPIVSIEDGLDESDWDGWAYQTQIMGDKIQLVGDDLFVTNTKILNRGIENHIANSILIKFNQIGSLTETLAAIRMAKEAGYTVVISHRSGETEDATIADLAVGTAAGQIKTGSLCRSDRVAKYNQLLRIEEQLGEKAPYRGLTEIKGQ; via the coding sequence ATGACCAAAATAATTCAAATTAAAGCTCGTGAAATCATGGATTCCCGCGGTAACCCAACCGTAGAGGCCGAAGTACACTTAGAAGGTGGTTTTATTGGTATGGCGGCCGCGCCATCGGGCGCCTCTACTGGTAGCCGCGAAGCGCTGGAACTGCGTGACGGCGACAAGAGTCGTTATTTAGGCAAAGGCGTATTAAAGGCTGTGGCTAACATCAATGGTCCAATCCGCGCGGCTTTGCTGGGTAAAGACGCCACAGCTCAAGCTGAGCTTGATGGCATAATGATCGCCCTTGATGGTACCGACAACAAAGACCAGCTGGGCGCTAACGCTATTTTGGCTGTGTCTCTGGCCGCTGCCAAAGCCGCTGCGGCTGCCAAGGGCATGCCACTGTATGCTCATATCGCTGAGCTCAATGGCACTGCGGGTCAGTACAGCATGCCAGTTCCTATGATGAATATTCTAAACGGCGGTGAGCACGCAGATAATAACGTCGATATTCAAGAGTTTATGGTTCAGCCTGTGGGCGCTAAGAGCTTCCGTGAAGCTTTGCGTATGGGCGCCGAAATTTTCCATCACTTAAAGCAAGTGCTGTCAGCCAAAGGCTTGAGCACCTCAGTGGGTGACGAAGGCGGTTTTGCGCCTAACTTGTCTTCTAACGCTGAGGCGCTGGCCGTGATTAAAGAAGCGGTTGCTGCGGCAGGTTATGAGCTGGGTAAAGATGTGACGCTGGCGCTCGACTGCGCGGCCTCTGAATTCTACAAAGAAGGCAAATATAAGTTATCTGGTGAAGGCAAAGAGTTCAGCGCAAACGAGTTTTCAGATTTCCTTCAATCACTGACCGAGCAGTACCCAATAGTCTCTATTGAAGATGGTTTAGATGAGTCTGACTGGGATGGCTGGGCCTACCAGACACAAATCATGGGCGATAAAATTCAGCTGGTGGGTGATGACTTGTTCGTGACTAACACTAAGATCTTAAACCGCGGTATCGAGAATCATATTGCTAACTCGATTCTGATTAAGTTCAACCAGATTGGCTCTTTGACTGAAACCTTAGCCGCTATCCGTATGGCGAAAGAGGCAGGTTACACAGTCGTGATTTCCCATCGCTCGGGTGAAACTGAAGATGCCACTATTGCTGACCTTGCAGTAGGTACTGCGGCTGGCCAAATCAAGACTGGTTCACTGTGCCGCTCTGATCGCGTCGCTAAATACAACCAACTGCTGCGTATCGAAGAGCAGTTAGGTGAAAAAGCGCCTTATCGCGGTTTGACTGAAATTAAAGGTCAGTAA
- the pyk gene encoding pyruvate kinase — protein MFRRTKIVTTLGPATDKDDNLKRIIAAGANVVRLNFSHGSAEDHLARAEKVREIAKLLNKNVAILGDLQGPKIRVSTFKDDQKIKLNIDDSFTLDAEMAKGEGNQVAVGIDYKSLPQDVIVGDILMLDDGRVQLQVSAIDGAKIHTKVTVAGVLSNNKGINKKGGGLSAAALTDKDKADIITAAKIGVDYLAVSFPRSGADIEYARQLATEAGCNALIVAKVERAETVQCEAAMDDIIHASDVIMVARGDLGVEIGDAALVAVQKSLIRRSRQLNKVVITATQMMESMITSPMPTRAEVMDVANAVLDGTDAVMLSAETAAGDFPEETVKAMASVCLGAEEHPSIQLSGHRLNIRSSSTEETIALSTMYAANHLDGIKAIVALTESGRTAKLMSRINSNLPIFALSRQQDVLNKMALYRGVMPIAFDTQSCGADNIATSALNMLKQTGHLQAGDLVLLTHGDAMDVVGSTNTLKTLIVA, from the coding sequence ATGTTTCGTAGAACCAAGATAGTAACCACCTTAGGCCCAGCAACGGATAAAGATGATAATCTCAAGCGCATTATTGCCGCAGGTGCCAACGTAGTGCGTCTGAACTTTTCTCACGGCTCAGCAGAAGATCATCTAGCCCGCGCTGAAAAGGTTCGAGAAATCGCCAAGTTACTCAACAAAAATGTGGCAATTTTGGGTGACTTGCAAGGCCCTAAAATCCGCGTGTCTACTTTTAAAGATGATCAGAAAATCAAACTGAATATCGATGATAGCTTTACCTTAGATGCCGAAATGGCCAAAGGTGAAGGCAATCAAGTTGCCGTAGGTATCGATTACAAATCACTGCCACAAGACGTAATCGTTGGCGATATCCTGATGCTGGATGACGGCCGCGTGCAGTTGCAAGTATCAGCCATTGATGGCGCTAAAATTCATACTAAAGTGACTGTTGCAGGCGTGCTGTCTAACAACAAAGGCATCAACAAGAAAGGCGGTGGTCTGTCTGCTGCGGCTCTGACCGATAAAGATAAAGCCGACATAATCACAGCCGCTAAAATCGGTGTGGATTATCTGGCGGTATCTTTCCCGCGCTCTGGTGCCGATATTGAATACGCTCGCCAATTGGCGACAGAAGCCGGTTGTAATGCCTTAATCGTTGCTAAGGTTGAGCGCGCTGAGACAGTGCAATGCGAAGCGGCTATGGATGATATTATCCACGCCAGTGACGTTATCATGGTAGCTCGCGGCGATTTGGGGGTTGAGATTGGTGATGCTGCGCTGGTTGCTGTGCAAAAGAGCCTTATCCGTCGCAGTCGTCAATTGAATAAAGTCGTGATCACTGCCACTCAGATGATGGAGTCAATGATCACAAGCCCAATGCCAACTCGCGCCGAAGTCATGGATGTGGCTAATGCCGTGCTAGATGGTACTGATGCTGTGATGCTATCGGCTGAAACTGCTGCGGGTGATTTCCCAGAAGAAACAGTAAAAGCCATGGCCAGTGTATGTCTTGGTGCAGAAGAGCACCCAAGCATTCAGTTGTCAGGCCATCGCCTGAACATTCGCTCAAGCTCTACAGAAGAGACCATTGCGCTGTCGACCATGTATGCCGCTAACCATTTAGACGGTATCAAGGCGATTGTTGCCCTGACTGAATCAGGACGCACTGCTAAGCTGATGTCGCGCATTAACTCTAATCTGCCGATTTTTGCCTTGTCTCGTCAGCAGGACGTACTCAATAAAATGGCGCTGTACCGCGGTGTTATGCCAATTGCTTTTGATACCCAAAGCTGCGGAGCAGACAATATCGCCACTAGCGCCCTGAATATGCTCAAGCAAACCGGTCATTTGCAAGCTGGTGATTTAGTACTGCTTACCCATGGCGATGCTATGGATGTGGTTGGTAGCACTAACACACTCAAGACTCTGATAGTAGCCTAA